A segment of the Mercurialis annua linkage group LG4, ddMerAnnu1.2, whole genome shotgun sequence genome:
GGCTTACGTTGGATCTCAAAGTTAGTCTTTCAAGTCACACGTGCCAATCATGTGCCCGTTTCAAGCAACAATTAGCACCATTTATGAATTAATACTCAAGttgttgaaattattttttcttttgcatGTTATAATTTGCATTCATATCTCTTCCAGAATGGTTCAGAAAGCATTTTAACATTTCAACCAGTCTATTTCATTTTACTACTCTCATGAACTTGAAACATTTCTCAAGGACCTTTTTTCGGTTCTTTACGACTTCTTGTATGAAAAAGAAAGACTGGAAAAACAATTGGTGAAGGCTATACCAGATTCTTTGAATGAAATGGACATTCTTAAGCTACCCAGTTCTTTAATCCAATCACATAGTTCCATTCTATCGAATTAAATCACATTCTTGAAGAAGTGAATTGTACCTCAGGATAAAATCACAAGTCCAAGATATATGGCTCCGCATAGAAAAGTAAATGATATCATTCCCCTGCACATCAGAAGGCCATAATATTACTTATATTCCAACAGACAACTGATTATGATCTAGGTACGGCATAGAGACAACTGATTATGATCTAGGTACGGCTTAGAGACTCACCAGATGACTCCCCAGCCGACACCGGTACAAGGGCAAGGACAAAGTTCTGCAAATTTCTCAGCATCACTAGAGTGAACTCTTCTAGATATTAGGTCATCGTAAATATCTGCAGTTAGGTATCTGAAAGTTTAGTAACAGCCCATTTGACCATAGAAATACAAAGCAGTCAAAGAATGAAGCTGAATGTACCATAAACAGAAAACAAGCTGTTCATTACTCCTGCAATTGAAATACTAAAGATAAGTACACgtcttttatattcaaataagtTCACAGTGATATGGAGAATATGGGAGCATTTATGGAGTAAGTATATATACCAATGAACAGAATAACATATCGAAGGATCCGTACTGTTGTTGTTTCTTGCAATACCCACACAACCGCGACGAAAATTATGAATCCTgagaatttgatttttggacAGGAAAGAATTGAGCGTTTTGAAATCTATGTACAAATTAATAACAATTCAAATCATGATAGCACTCACCAATACAAAGACCTCGAAGTGTCCACTGTTGAAGAAACAAATGCATTATAAGTTGAGATTAAAGAATCTTAGAGCATAAGAAATCACTTTGAATGAACATAAATGAACCACTAGAACAGCAATTAGTACGAGTAATTTATTCTAAATCTTACATTCTCAGCAACAAAGAGCACAATCAACAAAGCAACGCCCAAACAACCAGCTGCTATCCTTGCAGTAGTGAGATTTGTGGATGCAAGTATTAAAGCCATCCCCCAAAATGATGAACCAAGATCTGGATGTAAAAGGCAATCAAACTTTCAGAATAGGATGCTAaagaaatataacaaaaaaagtaaaagcagAATAAACGCTAACTGCGTTTAATAAAGAGAAATATTTCAGTTCATAGAGAAATTATATGCAATATAACTAGCAATTCTATGTTGTGCAATATATACaaatgaaaaatacaaattaagaTCTAGTTTTCACAGGTATAAGAGACTTACATCCAGCGGGCAAGATTATCCAATATATACCGCCGCGCGTTTGTGTCACCCCACCTTCATTTGCATGGACCTGAATTCCTTCCACCTGCATATTACAATGGATGAGGCTAACTGTAGATAAGCATTTCCCAGCTAGGATATGAAGAGGAAACTAAACATGAAAGAGCACATAGGTGGAGCAGCATCATGAGTTTGCTTATATATAATTTAGAATTAAAAGTTTCCAATCAATGCATGTTTCGAGAATATATATCTCAGAAAGCCAAGTGTATACATTCCGAAAGCAGTATGTAAATGAAACCAGGCACAGTGACATGCAAATAATTATTTGGCAAATGGCTACAGTTAGAAAGTATGCATCAAACTTCTGAAAGATCAATTAAGGTTCGATGCACAAAatgattgatttttaaaaatatcccTTCATGTAATGTAATTCCAATTGCATCATTATGTCCACAAAAATAGAAGCACGAAAGGGAAGTTAGTCAAAAAGATAAAGTACTATATAGTATATGCAACACCGAGTATGCATGAGTGATGAGTGACGGCACATTCATTTACTAGCATGCATGAAGTCATTGTAAATGATACTGTTTAGGTCCCTTACAGAAACAAGGTCCATGAGCAGATTCAATCTCGCAATTAGCGAGCTTCTATTAAAATCGGCTAGTCATATCTTCCACTTAAGATCATCACAATATTCAGCAATCAAGAGGATCACAGAATTGAAATTGCAAACAGAAACAAAATGCTAGATGGAATGGAAGAGCTTCTTACATCACCACATGTAAGTTTGCAAGCAATTGCATGACTCGCTTCATGCATAAACACCGTAATGAGCTTAAAAGGTGTCATTAGTACTGTCCTCCATAGCTACAGCAACAAGAAATCCAATTACGAATGTCAAAGACTACAATTCAGGAAACTAAAAACTTAACACAGTAAGAACATGGCATCACATAAACTAG
Coding sequences within it:
- the LOC126677224 gene encoding uncharacterized protein LOC126677224; amino-acid sequence: MPNWELSTCCQHDQVVFLVTIGVFSLVILALWRTVLMTPFKLITVFMHEASHAIACKLTCGDVEGIQVHANEGGVTQTRGGIYWIILPAGYLGSSFWGMALILASTNLTTARIAAGCLGVALLIVLFVAENWTLRGLCIGFIIFVAVVWVLQETTTVRILRYVILFIGVMNSLFSVYDIYDDLISRRVHSSDAEKFAELCPCPCTGVGWGVIWGMISFTFLCGAIYLGLVILS